The Verrucomicrobiia bacterium genome includes a window with the following:
- the argF gene encoding ornithine carbamoyltransferase, which yields MKNLLSIEELSASDMRAILSASGPLKKERGHHQQQPLAGQVWAMIFTKSSTRTRVSFEVAIRELGGQALFLNANDIQLGRGEEIKDTARVLGRMVHGAIIRTFAQSDVVDFARYSKLPTINALTDDEHPCQILADIFTFEEQRGPIAGKVVTLIGDGASNMTYSWMFAAAKMGFELRVAAPKGYQPAPELLARASGKIIVTEDVQAAAKGADMLYTDVWISMGKEAESAERIKTMAGYQINGPLVQLAKPGALVMHCLPAYKGKEIDEATFEAHAKTIFDQAENRLHVQKAILAWVAA from the coding sequence ATGAAAAATCTGTTGAGCATCGAGGAACTCAGCGCCTCCGACATGCGGGCGATCCTGTCCGCGTCGGGCCCGTTGAAAAAGGAACGCGGACATCATCAGCAACAGCCGCTCGCCGGGCAGGTCTGGGCGATGATTTTTACGAAATCGTCCACGCGCACGCGCGTGTCGTTCGAAGTCGCCATCCGCGAACTGGGCGGCCAAGCGCTGTTCCTGAACGCGAACGATATTCAACTCGGCCGCGGCGAGGAGATCAAAGACACCGCGCGCGTTTTGGGCCGCATGGTTCACGGCGCGATCATCCGCACCTTCGCGCAAAGCGACGTCGTGGATTTCGCGCGCTATTCCAAATTGCCGACGATCAATGCCCTCACGGACGACGAGCATCCCTGCCAGATTCTCGCGGACATTTTTACCTTTGAAGAACAGCGCGGCCCAATCGCCGGAAAAGTGGTGACGCTCATTGGCGATGGCGCAAGCAACATGACGTACTCGTGGATGTTCGCCGCCGCGAAAATGGGTTTTGAATTGCGGGTCGCCGCGCCGAAGGGTTATCAGCCCGCGCCGGAATTGCTCGCGCGTGCCAGCGGAAAAATCATCGTGACCGAAGACGTGCAAGCGGCTGCGAAAGGCGCTGACATGCTCTATACCGACGTCTGGATTTCAATGGGCAAGGAAGCGGAATCCGCCGAACGCATCAAAACGATGGCCGGTTATCAGATCAATGGCCCGCTCGTGCAACTTGCCAAGCCCGGTGCGCTGGTGATGCATTGCCTCCCCGCTTACAAGGGCAAGGAGATTGACGAAGCGACCTTTGAGGCGCATGCAAAGACCATCTTCGACCAGGCGGAAAATCGCCTGCACGTTCAGAAGGCGATCCTTGCGTGGGTCGCCGCCTAA
- a CDS encoding acetylornithine transaminase: protein MKEIIPTPPAVVHNETAEIQALFQKNVIPTYGRFDIVLSHGAGSYVWDITGKRYLDLGGGVAVLALGHSPAAITDTLIEQSRKLIHTSNFYYHGPQGQLAEKLVNLIGPGKCFFANSGVEANEGLFKLARKFGHDEGRFEIITAINSFHGRTLGGIAATGQDKVKKGFEPIIPGFRHVPYNDLAAMRNAISPATAAIFIEGIQGEGGVSPAAPEYLLGLRQLCDEKKLLLMMDSVQCGHFRTGRFQSYQRTLENTPGGDKFMPDAISMAKSLGGGFPIGAFWVRQPYADLLGAGTHGSTFGGSPLGCAVALKILSVIEQEKLADNVRSVGDHLKNSLLELARKYPSVIQNVRGLGFMLGIELAQNIPAFASEGKTPTLRFVNLLHAAGLLAIPASTNIVRLLPPLNLRRSEADEGLKIIGSVVEKLAS, encoded by the coding sequence ATGAAAGAGATTATTCCAACGCCGCCCGCCGTCGTTCACAACGAAACGGCGGAGATCCAGGCCTTGTTCCAAAAAAATGTCATACCGACGTATGGCCGCTTCGACATCGTGCTCAGCCACGGCGCGGGCAGTTACGTTTGGGACATCACCGGCAAGCGTTACCTCGACCTCGGCGGCGGCGTCGCCGTGCTGGCGCTCGGTCACTCGCCCGCGGCGATCACGGACACGCTCATCGAGCAATCGCGCAAGCTCATCCACACTTCCAATTTTTATTATCACGGCCCGCAAGGCCAGTTAGCCGAGAAGCTCGTGAACCTGATCGGTCCGGGAAAATGTTTTTTCGCCAACAGCGGCGTCGAGGCCAACGAAGGCTTGTTCAAACTTGCGCGCAAATTCGGCCATGATGAAGGCCGTTTCGAGATCATTACGGCCATCAATTCCTTTCACGGCCGCACGCTGGGTGGCATCGCCGCCACCGGGCAGGACAAAGTCAAAAAAGGTTTTGAGCCCATCATCCCGGGCTTTCGGCATGTGCCTTACAATGACCTCGCCGCGATGCGTAATGCGATTTCTCCCGCGACCGCCGCGATTTTTATCGAAGGCATCCAGGGCGAAGGTGGCGTGTCGCCCGCGGCGCCAGAATATCTGCTGGGCTTGCGGCAATTATGCGATGAGAAAAAATTGTTGCTGATGATGGACAGCGTGCAGTGCGGCCACTTCCGCACGGGCCGTTTTCAAAGTTATCAGCGCACGCTCGAGAACACACCCGGTGGCGATAAATTCATGCCCGACGCGATCTCAATGGCCAAATCACTCGGCGGCGGTTTTCCGATCGGCGCGTTTTGGGTACGGCAGCCTTACGCGGATCTGCTCGGCGCAGGGACACACGGAAGCACGTTCGGCGGCTCGCCGCTCGGTTGCGCGGTCGCGTTGAAAATTCTTTCGGTCATCGAACAAGAAAAACTCGCGGACAATGTGCGCTCCGTCGGCGACCATTTGAAAAACAGTTTGCTGGAACTCGCGCGCAAATATCCGTCCGTCATTCAAAACGTGCGCGGCCTGGGTTTCATGCTCGGCATCGAACTCGCGCAAAACATTCCCGCCTTCGCCAGCGAAGGCAAAACCCCGACGCTGCGGTTCGTGAATTTGCTGCACGCCGCGGGACTGCTGGCGATTCCCGCCAGCACGAATATCGTCCGCCTATTGCCGCCACTGAATCTGCGGCGGAGCGAGGCTGACGAGGGATTGAAAATCATCGGTTCGGTGGTGGAAAAATTGGCATCATGA
- a CDS encoding RluA family pseudouridine synthase, with translation MSEVIKLSSPATREFWELPVLFEDGNLLAIDKPSRLLTSPDRYDPARPNLMKLLHAAVEAGKPWARQRGLTYLMNAHRLDFETSGIILLAKNKPALIALANLFGSEKPVKTYLALVHGNPVRETFEVEAKLAPHPVKLGLIRVDEKNGKRARTDFQLIEKFNGYSVLQCRPQTGRTHQIRVHLRQAGLPIVGDELYGGNPLLLSRLKMDYHLKPKKTERPLMDRVALHAAELKLPHPVTGVEVAITSPLPKDLTVAIKYLRRYAAV, from the coding sequence ATGAGCGAAGTCATTAAATTATCTTCGCCGGCCACGCGCGAGTTTTGGGAGTTGCCCGTGCTGTTTGAAGACGGGAATCTGCTCGCGATTGACAAGCCCAGCCGCCTGCTGACTTCGCCGGACCGTTATGATCCCGCGCGTCCGAACTTGATGAAGCTGCTGCATGCGGCTGTCGAAGCCGGCAAGCCTTGGGCGCGCCAGCGCGGGCTCACTTATCTGATGAATGCGCATCGGCTGGATTTTGAAACCAGCGGCATCATTCTGCTCGCGAAAAATAAACCGGCGTTGATCGCGCTCGCAAATTTATTTGGCTCGGAAAAACCGGTGAAGACGTATCTCGCCTTGGTTCACGGAAATCCGGTCCGGGAAACTTTTGAAGTGGAGGCCAAACTTGCGCCGCATCCGGTGAAGCTCGGTTTGATTCGCGTGGATGAAAAAAATGGCAAGCGCGCGCGGACGGATTTTCAGTTGATCGAGAAATTCAACGGTTACTCGGTGTTGCAATGCCGTCCGCAGACGGGCCGCACGCATCAGATACGCGTGCATTTGCGGCAGGCGGGTTTACCGATCGTGGGCGATGAACTTTACGGCGGAAACCCGTTGCTGCTGTCGCGCCTGAAAATGGACTATCATCTCAAGCCCAAAAAAACGGAACGTCCGCTGATGGATCGCGTCGCGCTGCACGCGGCGGAGTTAAAATTGCCGCATCCCGTGACTGGTGTGGAAGTCGCCATCACTTCGCCGCTGCCGAAAGACCTGACCGTGGCGATCAAATATCTGCGGCGTTACGCGGCGGTTTAG
- the rpsI gene encoding 30S ribosomal protein S9, whose product MAAISEFLGTGRRKTSVARVRLASGSGKIVVNGRAFETYFPTETLRMVVSQPLVVTSLTGKYDIRVNVQGGGPTGQAGAVRHGIARALLEADIALRPTLKSEGLLTRDSREKERKKYGQPGARKRFQYSKR is encoded by the coding sequence ATGGCAGCCATCTCTGAATTCCTCGGCACCGGCCGTCGCAAGACCTCCGTCGCCCGCGTCCGCCTCGCTTCCGGTTCCGGCAAGATCGTCGTGAACGGTCGCGCGTTTGAAACTTATTTTCCCACAGAAACCCTGCGCATGGTCGTCAGCCAGCCGCTGGTGGTCACTTCCCTCACCGGCAAGTATGACATTCGCGTGAACGTCCAGGGCGGCGGTCCCACCGGCCAGGCCGGCGCGGTCCGTCACGGCATTGCCCGCGCGTTGCTCGAGGCGGACATCGCCTTGCGCCCCACGCTCAAGTCCGAGGGCCTGCTCACTCGCGATTCCCGCGAGAAGGAACGCAAAAAATACGGCCAGCCCGGCGCGCGCAAGCGCTTCCAGTACAGCAAGCGTTGA
- a CDS encoding adenylate/guanylate cyclase domain-containing protein, giving the protein MFRLLPKATNLIIVFAGMLILWMSQWSLITGFPLWKKAEGALIDHRYKQRGERFPDTNIVLVGVETSSLSLDTLNPSEIEASLTLQEMSQPFPWSRDVYAATLDKLMDAGAKVVVFDFVFAAPSQGDDAFAAELRKYQGHVVLGAMYEATEQKITPPNSNLLAAATDKGVGLANIWSDIDGVFRRGKYRTSQIRESSNQDIKKFLDQYPDDLVAMSARAVEEYRGAIRTPPYDHDNFINFHGAAGLYRPIPIETLFVDRLWNNPPISGGSIFKNKIVVVGPIAQIFQDVHETPYGDMPGPEIQIEMMATLDTHSSLEDSSRIFNLSVTAAMVILALLICLRVHNAALKLCFLFGTTLGFLIVCQITFNKANVVIAMMPPLFGFIGTGSFGIFFQYTLEQFEKRRYRNILDRYVSKSVAKSILEDKRSFEESLSGRKQSCTVLFSDIRGFTTMTEGADPEQLVKQLNEYFLEMVGAVLKEDGSLQKFIGDAIMAAWGDVKTEGPENDARRAVRTALAMRAALIKLNERWQKQPNRLPLHIGVGINEGEMIVGNIGHPQRMEFTLLGDGVNLAARLESATKQFHADILIGERVEALTREHFVYRRVGLITFRGKTRPIETFDVISESTQPPPPWLEKYHDAIKLFRTREFQAAREIFQKVSSELSGLDFLCEMYIERCRDYTENPPPADWNGTFVLTEK; this is encoded by the coding sequence ATGTTCAGACTCTTACCAAAAGCCACCAATCTCATCATCGTCTTTGCGGGCATGTTGATTTTGTGGATGAGCCAATGGTCGCTCATCACCGGGTTTCCCCTATGGAAAAAGGCGGAAGGCGCGCTGATTGACCATCGCTATAAACAGCGCGGAGAACGATTTCCCGATACGAACATCGTCCTCGTCGGCGTCGAAACCAGTTCCTTGTCCCTGGATACGCTTAATCCTTCCGAAATTGAAGCTTCTCTCACGCTTCAAGAAATGTCCCAGCCGTTTCCCTGGAGCCGCGACGTGTATGCCGCAACTCTCGATAAATTAATGGATGCCGGCGCGAAGGTTGTGGTGTTCGATTTCGTTTTTGCCGCGCCCAGCCAGGGCGACGACGCTTTTGCCGCTGAACTTAGAAAATACCAGGGCCATGTAGTACTCGGCGCGATGTATGAAGCGACCGAACAAAAAATTACTCCCCCTAACAGCAACTTGCTCGCTGCCGCCACCGATAAAGGTGTTGGTCTGGCAAATATTTGGTCGGATATAGACGGAGTATTCCGGCGCGGCAAGTATCGCACTTCGCAAATACGGGAAAGCAGCAATCAGGACATTAAAAAATTTCTGGACCAATATCCCGATGACCTGGTCGCGATGAGCGCGCGCGCGGTTGAAGAATATCGCGGTGCCATCCGCACACCGCCCTATGATCATGATAATTTCATCAATTTTCACGGCGCTGCCGGTCTTTACCGGCCTATACCGATTGAAACTCTTTTCGTGGACCGACTGTGGAACAATCCTCCCATCAGTGGCGGCAGCATATTTAAAAATAAGATAGTGGTTGTCGGCCCCATCGCGCAAATCTTCCAGGACGTTCATGAAACCCCTTACGGCGACATGCCCGGGCCCGAAATTCAAATCGAAATGATGGCTACTTTGGACACGCATTCATCGCTCGAAGATTCATCGCGCATCTTCAACTTGTCCGTTACGGCTGCCATGGTCATCCTCGCGTTGCTCATCTGCCTTCGTGTTCACAATGCCGCGCTGAAACTGTGCTTCCTGTTTGGCACCACGCTTGGGTTTCTCATTGTGTGCCAGATCACCTTTAACAAGGCCAACGTCGTCATTGCCATGATGCCGCCACTTTTCGGTTTTATCGGCACCGGCTCCTTCGGCATCTTTTTTCAATACACCCTGGAGCAGTTCGAAAAACGGCGTTATCGTAACATCCTTGACCGTTACGTCTCCAAAAGTGTTGCCAAGTCCATCCTCGAAGATAAACGCTCCTTTGAAGAATCCCTCAGCGGACGTAAACAATCCTGCACCGTGCTTTTCAGCGACATTCGCGGCTTCACGACCATGACTGAAGGCGCCGACCCCGAACAACTCGTCAAGCAACTCAATGAATATTTTTTGGAAATGGTCGGCGCGGTGTTGAAAGAGGACGGCTCACTCCAAAAATTCATTGGCGACGCCATCATGGCGGCCTGGGGTGACGTGAAAACCGAAGGGCCGGAAAACGATGCCCGGCGTGCCGTCCGCACCGCTCTCGCCATGCGCGCCGCGTTGATCAAACTGAACGAACGCTGGCAGAAGCAGCCCAACCGTCTGCCCTTGCATATCGGCGTTGGCATTAATGAGGGCGAGATGATTGTCGGCAACATCGGCCATCCGCAACGCATGGAATTCACCCTTCTCGGCGATGGTGTCAACCTCGCTGCCCGCTTGGAGAGTGCCACCAAACAATTCCACGCCGATATTTTGATCGGTGAACGTGTTGAAGCCTTGACGCGCGAACATTTTGTTTATCGCCGGGTTGGCCTCATCACCTTTCGAGGCAAAACCAGACCCATCGAAACCTTTGATGTCATCAGCGAAAGCACCCAACCGCCCCCGCCGTGGCTTGAAAAATATCACGACGCCATCAAATTATTTCGCACCCGCGAATTCCAGGCCGCCCGCGAAATCTTCCAGAAAGTCTCATCCGAATTGAGCGGCCTCGATTTCCTTTGCGAAATGTACATCGAGCGTTGTCGCGATTATACGGAAAACCCGCCGCCCGCTGATTGGAACGGAACCTTCGTCCTCACCGAAAAATAA
- the argC gene encoding N-acetyl-gamma-glutamyl-phosphate reductase produces MNNKIKVGIVGASGYSGEELVRLLLTHPHAELTALTSRQYAGQTLAQVFPQFGHHPQAKTLRFSEPNAELLAKQAQIVFLALPHGVAAEFAVPLLQLGCQVIDLSADFRLKSAAVYKDFYAHEHPAPDLLATSIYGLPEVYREEIKNGMLIASPGCYPTSILLPVLPLLRAKLIKSVGIIADSLSGVSGAGRKVEQDYLFVECNESVRPYGVPKHRHLSEIEQELSLAAGEPIVIQFTPHLIPVNRGILTTLYLAPTQTISTAAEAAAFNEKIAACYQTAYANEPFVRLLDGKMLPDTKHVVGTNVIEIAWRLDPRTGRLIVMSAEDNIVKGASGQAVQSLNIMCGFPETAGLI; encoded by the coding sequence GTGAATAATAAAATCAAAGTAGGAATTGTCGGCGCGTCCGGTTACTCCGGCGAGGAATTGGTGCGCCTCTTGTTGACGCATCCCCACGCGGAATTGACCGCGCTCACTTCGCGCCAATACGCCGGGCAGACGCTCGCCCAGGTTTTCCCGCAATTCGGCCATCATCCGCAGGCCAAAACGCTCCGCTTCAGCGAGCCCAATGCCGAACTGCTCGCGAAGCAAGCGCAAATTGTTTTTCTCGCGCTGCCGCATGGCGTCGCCGCCGAATTCGCCGTGCCGCTGCTGCAACTTGGCTGCCAGGTGATTGACTTGAGCGCGGATTTTCGACTTAAGAGCGCGGCGGTTTACAAAGACTTTTACGCCCATGAACATCCCGCGCCGGATTTGCTCGCGACTTCCATTTACGGATTGCCCGAAGTTTATCGCGAAGAAATAAAAAATGGGATGCTCATCGCCTCGCCCGGATGTTATCCCACAAGTATTTTGTTGCCCGTGTTGCCGTTGCTGCGCGCTAAATTGATTAAATCCGTAGGCATCATCGCCGACTCACTGAGCGGTGTGAGCGGCGCGGGCCGGAAGGTGGAACAGGATTATCTCTTTGTGGAATGCAACGAAAGCGTGCGGCCTTACGGCGTGCCCAAGCATCGGCATCTTTCCGAAATTGAACAGGAACTTTCCCTCGCCGCCGGCGAACCCATCGTCATTCAATTCACGCCGCACCTGATCCCGGTCAATCGCGGCATTCTCACCACGCTTTATCTCGCGCCCACGCAAACTATTTCCACCGCCGCCGAAGCCGCCGCGTTCAACGAAAAAATCGCTGCATGTTATCAGACCGCTTATGCAAACGAACCCTTCGTGCGTTTGCTCGACGGCAAAATGTTGCCCGACACCAAGCACGTCGTCGGCACGAACGTCATTGAAATCGCGTGGCGGCTCGACCCGCGCACCGGGCGGCTGATCGTCATGAGCGCAGAGGACAACATCGTTAAAGGCGCGAGCGGCCAGGCCGTTCAAAGTTTGAATATCATGTGCGGTTTTCCCGAGACTGCGGGTTTGATTTGA
- the argJ gene encoding bifunctional glutamate N-acetyltransferase/amino-acid acetyltransferase ArgJ: MKHKQITGSITAPQGFLAAGIFCDIKRLGTGKGSNKGRKRDLAIIFSEAPATVAGLFTTSQVCAAPVKVSIPRANKSQAQAIVVNSGNANACTGKQGLRDAEAMASETGKLLKLAAEDVLVASTGRIGVTLPMANVKRGIHAAVPLLARTEENAHHAAEAIMTSDTRPKEVAVEFKLGGRTVRVGGICKGAGMIQPGMSPTGVRPAAAPYAGLHATMLCFITTDAAIESKALKAALAEAVANSFNRITVDGDMSTNDTVLVLANGLARNKKVTSSSAEFKIFSDALNHACLELAKMIVRDGEGVTRFVTVRLTGAESFNDADAAARAVANSSLVRTSWFGGDPNWGRILGALGYSPARIVEEKIDVAYSLPDSKKLLFALKKGTPTKTSFAALCKITAQKEFDLHINLNLGKSSAIIHAADLTEEYVDFNKGDVSDPTSLGG; this comes from the coding sequence ATGAAGCATAAGCAAATCACTGGCTCCATCACCGCTCCCCAGGGTTTTTTGGCCGCTGGAATTTTCTGCGACATCAAACGCCTCGGCACCGGCAAAGGCTCGAACAAAGGCCGAAAGCGCGACCTCGCGATTATTTTTTCCGAAGCGCCCGCAACCGTCGCCGGTTTGTTTACAACCAGCCAGGTTTGCGCCGCGCCAGTGAAGGTCAGCATACCACGCGCAAACAAATCCCAAGCCCAAGCCATCGTGGTCAATTCGGGCAATGCAAATGCCTGCACCGGCAAACAAGGTTTGCGCGATGCCGAAGCGATGGCGTCCGAGACGGGCAAACTTTTGAAATTGGCCGCGGAAGACGTGCTCGTCGCTTCGACGGGCCGTATCGGCGTGACGTTGCCGATGGCAAATGTGAAGCGCGGTATTCACGCAGCGGTTCCGTTGCTGGCGCGCACTGAGGAAAATGCGCATCACGCCGCCGAAGCCATCATGACCAGCGACACGCGTCCCAAGGAAGTCGCGGTTGAATTTAAATTGGGTGGACGCACCGTGCGTGTCGGTGGCATTTGCAAAGGCGCAGGCATGATCCAGCCCGGCATGTCGCCCACAGGTGTACGCCCCGCCGCGGCGCCCTATGCGGGTCTTCATGCCACGATGCTTTGTTTTATCACCACCGATGCCGCCATCGAATCGAAGGCGCTCAAAGCCGCGCTCGCCGAAGCGGTCGCGAACAGTTTCAACCGCATCACGGTTGACGGTGACATGAGCACCAACGACACCGTGCTCGTGCTCGCCAATGGCCTGGCGAGAAACAAAAAGGTCACGAGCAGCAGCGCCGAATTCAAAATATTTTCTGACGCGTTGAATCACGCCTGCCTGGAACTCGCCAAGATGATTGTACGCGATGGCGAAGGCGTCACCCGCTTCGTCACCGTCCGGCTCACCGGCGCGGAATCGTTCAACGATGCCGATGCCGCCGCGCGCGCCGTCGCGAACAGTTCGCTCGTGCGCACAAGCTGGTTCGGCGGCGATCCGAATTGGGGCCGCATTCTCGGCGCACTGGGTTATTCGCCCGCGCGCATCGTCGAGGAAAAAATTGACGTGGCGTACAGCTTGCCGGACAGCAAAAAACTTTTGTTCGCATTGAAAAAAGGCACGCCCACGAAAACCTCTTTCGCCGCGCTGTGCAAGATCACCGCGCAAAAGGAATTTGATCTGCATATCAATCTGAATCTCGGCAAATCGAGCGCGATCATTCACGCTGCCGATCTCACCGAAGAGTATGTGGACTTCAACAAGGGTGACGTGAGCGACCCGACGTCGCTGGGAGGCTGA
- a CDS encoding peptidylprolyl isomerase, translated as MFGTIRKHQTWLWAIIIVVTCLSLIVWTGANNKSGNGSGGRDNFGMLAGRAITREQIVGAIHEVELDYFLKNQQWPDRNNPDLNRQAYMRLFLNQKQKEMGIEVPTDAAAAFAHRILGQASMDDFVEKVLKPEGLDATDFDHFLRHELGIEQLALTAGVAGRLVTPQEAETMYRLEHQDVDTVLVYFSATNYMKSVLTAPDAVAQFYTNQLEHYRVPEEVQVSYVKYNVTNYMTAAEKSITNMDQMVQANVDRLGTNFYRNAKTADESKANIRSDLVRQHALVDAQRAALAFATAIDQETNHSLANFDKQAAAEKLQVLTTAPFDREYGPQEFIVPPSFTQKAFALAQDDPYAGPIVAEDGVYVIALKQRLPAETPSLDKIREKVTADYRYMNAVQMAQQEAFKFNGAVTNGLAAGKSFKDICAQAGVKPQPLPPFSLNARNVPPMLEDKVSINALKQAAFGTQPGKASGLAAARDGAFLLYVDKRLPIDEAKMKAEMPEFLSGLRSAREGDAFNQWFSTAVHQDPDFMQYIQKLTEDSQARSSAANRRKS; from the coding sequence ATGTTTGGGACCATTAGAAAACATCAGACCTGGCTTTGGGCTATCATCATTGTCGTGACCTGCCTCAGCCTCATAGTTTGGACCGGCGCAAATAACAAATCGGGCAACGGCTCCGGGGGACGGGATAATTTCGGCATGCTTGCAGGCCGCGCCATTACCCGCGAACAAATCGTCGGCGCCATCCATGAAGTGGAGTTGGATTATTTTCTCAAGAACCAGCAATGGCCCGACCGCAACAATCCTGATCTCAATCGCCAGGCTTACATGCGCCTGTTCCTGAACCAAAAGCAAAAGGAAATGGGCATCGAAGTGCCGACGGATGCGGCAGCGGCTTTTGCTCATCGCATTTTGGGCCAAGCTTCGATGGATGATTTTGTGGAAAAGGTCCTCAAGCCCGAAGGCTTGGACGCGACGGATTTTGATCATTTTCTCCGCCACGAATTGGGTATCGAGCAACTGGCGTTGACGGCGGGCGTCGCCGGACGATTGGTCACGCCGCAGGAAGCGGAGACGATGTACCGCCTGGAGCATCAGGACGTGGATACGGTGCTGGTTTATTTTTCGGCGACGAATTACATGAAGAGCGTTCTCACCGCGCCGGACGCCGTGGCGCAATTCTACACGAACCAGCTTGAGCATTATCGCGTGCCGGAAGAAGTGCAGGTCAGTTACGTAAAATATAACGTGACCAATTATATGACCGCCGCTGAGAAGAGCATCACCAACATGGACCAGATGGTGCAGGCAAACGTGGACCGGCTCGGCACGAATTTTTATCGGAACGCCAAGACGGCTGACGAATCGAAGGCCAACATCCGCAGTGACCTTGTCCGCCAGCATGCGTTGGTGGATGCCCAGCGCGCCGCGCTGGCTTTCGCCACGGCGATTGATCAGGAAACGAATCATTCACTGGCGAATTTTGACAAGCAAGCCGCGGCGGAAAAATTACAAGTCTTGACCACGGCGCCGTTCGACCGCGAATACGGTCCGCAGGAATTTATTGTTCCGCCGAGCTTCACGCAGAAGGCTTTCGCGCTCGCGCAGGATGATCCTTATGCCGGACCAATCGTCGCAGAAGACGGAGTGTATGTGATCGCGCTCAAACAGCGTCTGCCTGCCGAGACGCCATCGCTCGATAAAATTCGCGAGAAGGTTACGGCTGATTATCGTTATATGAACGCGGTGCAGATGGCGCAGCAGGAAGCTTTCAAATTCAACGGCGCGGTGACCAACGGCTTGGCGGCGGGAAAATCCTTCAAGGATATTTGCGCGCAGGCGGGCGTGAAGCCCCAGCCGCTGCCGCCGTTCTCGCTCAACGCGCGCAATGTGCCGCCGATGTTGGAAGACAAGGTCAGCATCAACGCGCTCAAACAGGCGGCGTTTGGCACTCAGCCGGGCAAAGCCAGCGGACTCGCGGCGGCTCGCGATGGCGCATTCCTTCTGTATGTTGACAAGCGCCTGCCGATTGATGAAGCGAAAATGAAAGCGGAGATGCCGGAGTTTTTGTCTGGGCTGCGCTCGGCCCGCGAAGGTGATGCCTTCAATCAATGGTTCAGCACGGCGGTGCATCAGGATCCCGACTTCATGCAATACATCCAGAAGTTGACGGAAGATTCCCAGGCGAGAAGCAGCGCCGCCAATCGCCGCAAGTCGTGA
- the argB gene encoding acetylglutamate kinase codes for MQDLISKAAVLLEALPYLQRFHGQTFVIKYGGSFMDSPDAAVREGVARDVVFLEASGIKPVVVHGGGKAITRAMDAAGLKANFVQGMRITDEAAVKVVDQVLSREINPEVVATINSLKGRARGFAGTDIFTCRKLWLTGPAGEQLDPGFVGEVIGVNTAPLFDCLAQGFTPVISPTARGEDGHIYNCNADVAAAQAAIALKAKRLVFMSDVPGLMRDPKKEETLIPQLRISEVDGLKRAGIVDKGMIPKVDSAVAAIKSGVNKVSLVDGRMPHSVLLEIFTDRGVGTEVVE; via the coding sequence ATGCAAGACCTGATTTCCAAAGCCGCGGTGTTGCTGGAAGCCCTGCCCTATTTGCAGCGTTTTCATGGCCAAACTTTCGTCATCAAATACGGCGGCAGTTTCATGGACTCGCCGGACGCCGCCGTGCGCGAAGGCGTGGCGCGCGACGTCGTTTTTCTCGAAGCATCGGGCATCAAGCCGGTCGTGGTTCATGGTGGCGGCAAAGCGATCACGCGCGCGATGGACGCCGCCGGTCTCAAGGCAAACTTTGTCCAGGGCATGCGTATCACCGATGAGGCGGCGGTGAAAGTCGTGGACCAGGTTCTTTCGCGCGAGATCAATCCCGAGGTTGTCGCCACTATCAATTCGCTCAAGGGTCGTGCGCGCGGTTTTGCCGGCACGGATATTTTTACCTGCCGCAAGCTTTGGCTCACCGGCCCGGCGGGCGAACAGCTTGATCCCGGTTTCGTCGGCGAAGTCATCGGCGTGAATACCGCGCCGCTGTTCGATTGCCTTGCGCAAGGTTTCACGCCCGTGATCAGCCCCACCGCGCGCGGCGAAGACGGACATATTTATAATTGCAATGCCGACGTCGCGGCGGCGCAGGCGGCCATTGCGTTGAAGGCGAAACGGCTCGTTTTCATGAGCGACGTTCCCGGCTTGATGCGCGATCCGAAAAAAGAAGAGACCTTGATTCCGCAACTGCGCATCAGTGAAGTGGACGGCTTGAAGCGCGCCGGAATCGTGGACAAGGGGATGATTCCCAAGGTGGACAGCGCGGTCGCGGCGATCAAGTCGGGCGTGAACAAAGTTTCGCTCGTGGACGGACGCATGCCGCATTCGGTGTTGCTCGAGATCTTTACCGATCGCGGCGTCGGCACCGAAGTCGTTGAATAG